One Streptomyces lincolnensis genomic region harbors:
- a CDS encoding phage holin family protein: protein MSAPDGSPVGAERSIGQLFASATTEMSALVHDEIALAKAQLKQDVKRGATSGGAFTVAGAILVFSLPMLNFALAYGIQAWTGGHNGEGGWNLGWCFLLSFAANVLIALLLGLIGVVFAKKAKKGKGPQKVAASMKETAGVLQNAKPHPRSDNKVLEERVRDAKAIEAVARSSS from the coding sequence ATGAGCGCACCCGACGGCAGCCCGGTCGGCGCCGAACGCAGTATCGGCCAGTTGTTCGCCTCGGCGACGACCGAGATGTCCGCACTGGTGCACGACGAGATCGCCCTGGCGAAGGCACAGCTCAAGCAGGACGTGAAGCGGGGCGCCACGAGCGGCGGCGCGTTCACCGTGGCGGGCGCGATCCTCGTGTTCTCCCTGCCGATGCTGAACTTCGCCCTGGCGTACGGCATCCAGGCCTGGACAGGCGGTCACAACGGCGAGGGCGGCTGGAACCTCGGCTGGTGCTTCCTGCTGTCCTTCGCGGCGAACGTCCTGATCGCCCTCCTCCTCGGCCTGATCGGCGTCGTCTTCGCCAAGAAGGCGAAGAAGGGCAAGGGCCCGCAGAAGGTCGCCGCCTCCATGAAGGAGACGGCGGGCGTCCTCCAGAACGCCAAGCCGCACCCGCGGTCCGACAACAAGGTGCTGGAGGAGCGGGTCCGGGACGCGAAGGCCATCGAGGCTGTGGCACGCTCGTCGTCATGA